Proteins encoded in a region of the Augochlora pura isolate Apur16 chromosome 4, APUR_v2.2.1, whole genome shotgun sequence genome:
- the LOC144468452 gene encoding IQ motif-containing protein H has product MERHHKLLLTDESYARWIDIMQNAIQSFQEKYNSAKHLLRSENERVLRRMRYFLLNVQLLSVLYAYSKPGVIDESEDPHVTQHFYDDTLKTLLDLERSCEEHLLRLKINLQSAIEKRAEPPFRLSLRKMKKVCGSLVSVDSPDETNDKIPCRCFWENIPPWKLENIQNILGKPQETMESEFDLSDVKFKQDMMHLRGRMLRLPQKLDDQSENHKGVRRLTMKQSQTDTFHEIHKEYDSLKSFSMQDELSKVHNLKFSDGKFVDSLLWMKALDLHGNQYSTKWYAVLCPQIEKIMLERYIPTLHFDPRATFNFLSNIHENGANFILFKEDLIPLLPDNEERVWLSSWKLQLQTVHKQVIAATLIQTYYRGYMLRKKLKESHYLYIAANVLWLNWLTVQKKKEIYERYLRNMLMSMQMTRELSLKLSKEFETIISKPHVLLHLTSLGYPMELRRPYEPKRFAMIQNMNILRICFVRNPNSEVIYILAAKPTPEMLTMYTDFIESISQDKDVMKRLCFIALSEGSTFSNRTLNVSRILHCSEESLREIRRRIADKPAYFLPWVIDECDMRLAGDLGVALLSPDMEIQRKFLHRSNMAGMVAAMGLSQPPYYGDIQTYETLCSALAHLIINHTEICVWTFKLNLGSLSKHRGKFLINHISIPFMPTIRKERKRFGNEWGPSCDVRNTFLANLQEHLPNIIPDCTRLSRLYDSWKEFYLHIQKFGCLLQGTPKKKGGKKISICLFVPKQGTKGKLKWLGTADILHLRSIPTNIFMMPQTSLNNNKLEPDINKCAKGLQKEGYFGYMTIECYCYMDKHSEKLIVLIENVHPFYSYIQSYMEWMKFAIGGTYMLKRNHFVADIPRHTWKRLSSGYKQYPKAAPQWNETTDRYGIAICELFNSRFATYTWPKLKNLIQKCGIVYNSEKKQGSSMLLHDSELRTHGLLVAVSPSMSTTILMVHEKLSLLQEALAKKTAKKIETNMTDLIDYFMKLSLDYIDDASQPCI; this is encoded by the exons ATGGAGCGGcaccataaattattattaacggaCGAATCTTACGCGCGATGGATAGATATAATGCAAAACGCTATACAATCATTTCAAGAGAAATATAACTCGGCTAAACACTTGCTGCGCAGTGAAAATGAACGTGTTCTTAGACGGATGAG GTACTTCTTATTGAATGTACAACTATTATCAGTTTTATACGCGTACAGCAAACCAGGTGTTATAGATGAATCCGAAGATCCGCACGTCACACAACATTTTTACGACGATACACTGAAAACGCTCCTGGATCTAGAAAGATCGTGCGAGGAGCATCTGTTACGgttgaaaatcaatttgcaGTCGGCAATAGAGAAACGTGCAGAACCACCGTTCCGTCTATCtttgagaaaaatgaaaaaagtttgCGGATCGCTTGTGTCCGTCGATTCGCCCGATGAGACGAATGACAAAATACCATGTCGCTGTTTTTGGGAGAATATACCACCATGGAAGCTGGAGAACATTCAGAATATTTTAGGTAAACCGCAGGAGACCATGGAATCAGAATTTGACCTATCCGATGTGAAGTTCAAACAAGATATGATGCACCTCCGAGGAAGAATGTTGCGTCTACCTCAAAAGCTAGACGATCA ATCCGAAAATCATAAAGGGGTTCGTCGATTGACGATGAAGCAATCGCAGACCGACACTTTCCATGAAATTCACAAAGAATACGATTCGCTGAAATCGTTTTCCATGCAAGATGAATTATCGAAGGTGCATAATCTAAAATTCAGCGACGGAAAATTCGTGGATTCTTTGCTTTGGATGAAGGCGTTGGACTTGCATGGAAACCAATACAGCACGAAGTGGTATGCGGTGTTATGCCCACAAATTGAAAAGATTATGTTGGAACGATATATACCAACTTTGCATTTCGATCCGAGAGCCACCTTCAATTTTCTGTCCAATATTCACGAGAATGGGgcgaattttatattgtttaaggAAGACTTGATACCACTCTTGCCAGACAATGAGGAAAGGGTCTGGTTGTCCTCTTGGAAATTACAGCTTCAAACAGTGCACAAGCAAGTTATTGCGGCAACTCTCATACAAACTTATTATCGTGGTTACATG CTACGGAAGAAGTTAAAGGAATCACACTATCTCTACATAGCCGCCAATGTCTTATGGTTAAACTGGCTCACAGTtcagaagaaaaaggagataTACGAGCGTTACCTGCGTAATATGTTGATGTCGATGCAAATGACTCGCGAGCTGTCCCTAAAATTGAGCAAAGAATTCGAAACTATAATCAGCAAGCCGCACGTGCTTTTGCATCTGACGTCCCTCGGTTACCCCATGGAGTTACGTCGACCGTACGAACCGAAACGCTTCGCCATGATACAGAACATGAACATCTTGAGAATCTGTTTCGTTCGGAACCCAAACTCCGAAGTGATCTACATCTTGGCCGCGAAACCGACCCCAGAGATGCTGACGATGTATACCGATTTCATCGAGTCGATATCTCAAGACAAAGACGTTATGAAACGTCTCTGCTTCATCGCCCTCTCCGAAGGGAGTACCTTCAGTAATCGTACGCTGAACGTCTCAAGGATTCTGCATTGTTCGGAGGAGTCCCTTCGCGAGATCAGGAGGAGGATCGCTGACAAGCCTGCGTACTTCTTACCCTGGGTCATCGACGAGTGCGACATGAGATTAGCCGGGGACCTCGGCGTCGCCTTATTGAGCCCAGACATGGAGATTCAACGGAAGTTCTTACACAGATCAAACATGGCCGGTATGGTCGCCGCGATGGGGCTGTCGCAACCCCCTTACTACGGCGACATACAAACTTACGAAACCCTTTGCTCCGCGCTTGCCCACTTGATCATCAATCACACGGAGATCTGCGTGTGGACATTCAAATTGAACCTGGGCTCGCTCTCTAAGCATCGCGGCAAATTCCTTATCAATCACATTAGCATCCCGTTCATGCCGACCATACGAAAGGAGCGGAAAAGATTCGGCAACGAATGGGGACCGAGCTGCGATGTGAGGAACACATTTCTCGCGAACTTGCAGGAACATTTGCCGAACATCATCCCCGATTGCACTCGACTGTCGAGGCTCTACGACTCCTGGAAGGAATTCTATCTTCATATACAGAAGTTCGGCTGTTTGCTGCAGGGTACACCTAAGAAGAAGGGCGGGAAAAAGATCTCCATCTGTTTATTTGTTCCCAAACAGGGGACCAAAGGGAAGTTGAAGTGGCTGGGAACCGCCGACATCTTGC ATCTTCGCAGTATCCCGACGAATATTTTCATGATGCCGCAAACAtcgttaaataacaataaactcGAAccagatataaataaatgtgcCAAAGGATTGCAAAAGGAAGGTTACTTCGGTTATATGACCATCGAATGTTATTGCTACATGGACAAACATAGTGAGAAATTAATCGTCTTGATAGAAAATGTGCACCCATTTTATTCGTACATACAGAGCTATATGGAGTGGATGAAATTTGCAATTGGAGGAACATACAT GTTAAAGAGGAACCATTTTGTCGCCGATATTCCACGCCACACTTGGAAAAGATTATCGTCGGGGTATAAACAATATCCAAAAGCAGCGCCCCAATGGAATGAGACTACAGACAGGTATGGGATCGCAATTTGCGAACTGTTCAATTCAAGATTTGCTACTTACACCTGGCCGAAACTGAAGAATTTGATCCAAAAATGTGGC ATCGTATATAATTCAGAGAAAAAGCAGGGATCGTCCATGTTATTACACGACTCTGAATTGAGAACTCATGGTTTGTTGGTTGCTGTAAGTCCGTCCATGAGTACAACGATATTGATGGTCCATGAAAAGCTATCGTTGCTGCAGGAGGCACTCGCAAAGAAGACAGCAAAGAAGATTGAGACGAATATGACGGATCTTATCgattatttcatgaaattatcgCTCGATTATATCGATGACGCATCTCAACCGTGCATATGA
- the LOC144469174 gene encoding dymeclin isoform X2 — MIKHIEAPQLPVPTQTNSSYRLEDFYEALGDIITDVQLCEFTYVVHLEAINCLLVLLSVQLFSQTAADYSSIYRIAMNSHSSEHAPAMVCTLLHNFVQQEHAPPGLLTQQAGGSIVFSIAAGLWNVITMGMGSSLKNVQVTNSNSSEAEEKKRDTETPLASQSLLLLLVLTNHCTTTQNPYRNALFSFVDMQEDYSAIQAKGAFRFNLNKLYNTICKIPNTDEVTLLLYMLLHRNSSVKQDIMRRPDIQLLVTPILQILYHAPNNTSHHIYMSLIILLILSEDETFNKRIHEIMLRGVSWYTERSISEISLGGLLILVVIRTIQYNMFKMRDKYLHTNCLAALANMSAQFTSLHPYVSQRLLSLFETLAKKHVRLEAKIQAQPTVPPPESTAIAVNGTTANSDLIQDLTILEEVLRMVLEIINSCLTYRLAHNPNLIYTLLYKKDIFQPFRTHTAFQDIVQNIDSVINFFSYKLEQKDQSQLGVSQVLTTIQQGTSEWPRDRLRKFPELKFKYVEEEQPEEFFIPYVWSVVCQSALLHWSAENIKLFSPSNSDQTTIIVCLY; from the exons ATGATCAAACACATAGAAGCACCCCAATTACCTGTACCGACTCAAACAAATTCATCTTATAGATTAGAAGACTTTTATGAAGCTTTAGGTGATATCATAACTGATGTACAATTATG TGAATTCACATATGTCGTTCATCTAGAAGCGATAAACTGCTTACTTGTACTACTTTcggtacaattattttcacaaacTGCTGCTGACTACAGCTCCATTTACAGAATAGCAATGAATTCACATTCTAGTGAACATGCGCCAGCAATGGTTTGTACattattgcataattttgtGCAGCAAGAACATGCTCCTCCAGGGTTACTTACTCAACAAGCGGGAGGAAGTATTGTCTTTAGTATAGCAG CTGGTTTATGGAATGTGATTACAATGGGTATGGGTAGCAgcttaaaaaatgtacaagttACAAATAGTAATAGTTCTGAAGCGGAAGAGAAAAAACGTGACACGGAAACACCGCTTGCTAGTCAATCTCTATTATTGTTACTGGTTTTAACAAATCATTGTACCACAACACAGAATCCTTACAGAAATGCTCTCTTCAGTTTTGTTGACATGCAAG aagattaTTCTGCGATACAAGCAAAAGGTgcatttagatttaatttaaataaattgtacaataccATATGTAAAATACCAAACACAGACGAagttacattattattgtatatgttaCTACATAGAAATTCAAGTGTAAAACAAGACATCATGAGAAGACCAGATATACAACTATTG GTAACAccaatattgcaaatattgtaTCATGCTCCAAACAATACGTCACATCATATTTATATGTCTCTCATTATTCTTCTCATCTTGAGTGAAGATGAAACTTTCAATAAAAGGATACATGAAATA ATGCTTAGAGGTGTAAGTTGGTACACGGAAAGGTCCATAAGTGAAATATCATTAGGAGGTCTTTTAATTCTTGTTGTTATAAGGACAATTCAATACAACATGTTCAAAATGAGA gataaatatttgcatacaAATTGTTTAGCAGCTTTAGCAAATATGTCTGCGCAGTTCACATCTTTACATCCCTATGTTAGTCAAAGACTCTTAAGTTTATTTGAAACTCTTGCGAAAAAGCACGTCAGACTAGAAGCAAAAATACAAGCACAACCTACTGTTCCTCCACCTGAAAGCACCGCAATTGCAGTTAATGGAACTACCGCAAATTCAGACTTG ATTCAGGATCTAACAATACTTGAAGAAGTATTAAGAATGGTACTAGAAATCATAAATAGCTGCTTAACTTACAGGCTTGCACATAAtccaaatttaatatacacgcttttatacaaaaaagatattttccaACCATTCAGAACACACACAGCATTTCAAGATATTGTGCAAAACATAGATTCT gtcattaatttcttttcttataaattgGAGCAGAAAGATCAATCACAACTTGGTGTTAGTCAAGTATTAACTACAATACAACAAGGTACTAGTGAATGGCCTCGTGATCGATTAAGG AAATTTCCGGAACTAAAGTTCAAATACGTAGAAGAAGAACAACcagaagaatttttcattccatACGTATGGAGTGTTGTGTGTCAAAGTGCTCTTTTGCATTGGAgtgcagaaaatataaaattattttcaccaaGTAACAGCGATCAAACAACGATTATCGTTTGTTTATACTGA
- the LOC144468677 gene encoding uncharacterized protein LOC144468677: MSDENDKNAASDGPSASKESVKSSPSLKKSAGCMDLQPAIKSLTLPNKDENKPEEEGNSSKNKDVVDNPGKFTTAIEDLKKRRLEEVLAKKKQEEEERERFVKESAEKKAAERAEIIKQAKRLILYRKPMCRRINRALLVSECYRELDAQVKFQETLKHMDDEEETKYINLMKADVAKYEEEQQRTAAKQLEKQRNYAGGLKEQIEENERNMIQKEAEELENGRQDQININKYLKDIKEHEEQEMLAKKQKLKQFFRDAIEEKKQFDLKLKQEEEFEDRAIEAYQNARTRIKNLHKEVQVKRRANIETKANAISEQHRKFMYSTQDLEEKILRKALEEQEATYQERQRNEKERETRIRQQRQDFQKATTAARLEQLGRDKQLKAWEMMQRFKRAEHNEEVELKEQGAQWNKKIEYGTALRRQISQQEARREQDKLLEEKALNTSEVIETENRRVLDYAEEVINESRNVRPLYPILKAVEECKREMNLLPLRKKEGTVATTAPKRRQRRRACTKFVPEEQICYL; this comes from the exons ATGAGTGacgaaaatgataaaaatgctgCATCCGATGGACCGTCGGCTTCGAAAGAATCAGTAAAATCTTCCCCAAGTTTAAAG AAATCGGCAGGTTGTATGGATCTACAACCTGCAATAAAGTCTCTAACCTTACCTAACAAGGATGAAAATAAACCGGAAGAGGAGGGAAATTCTAGTAAGAACAAGGACGTCGTGGATAACCCAGGAAAGTTTACTACCGCCATAGAG GACTTAAAAAAGCGAAGACTGGAAGAGGTGCTGGCAAAGAAGaagcaagaagaagaagaaagagaaagattcGTTAAGGAAAGCGCGGAGAAGAAGGCGGCTGAAAGAgcggaaataataaaacaagcGAAAAGATTAATACTTTACAGAAAACCAATGTGCAGGCGAATCAATCGAGCTTTATTAGTTTCCgag TGCTACAGAGAGCTAGACGCCCAAGTGAAATTTCAAGAAACCCTGAAACATATGGACGATGAAGAAGAGACAAAATATATCAACCTGATGAAAGCCGACGTGGCAAAGTACGAGGAGGAGCAACAACGAACCGCGGCTAAGCAGCtcgagaaacagagaaattatGCCGGTGGATTGAAGGAACA GATCGAAGAGAATGAGAGGAATATGATCCAGAAGGAGGCCGAAGAATTGGAAAATGGTAGACAAGATCAAATTAACATAAACAAGTATTTGAAAGATATAAAGGAACACGAAGAACAAGAG ATGCTGGCCAAGAAACAGAAACTGAAACAATTCTTCAGAGACGCCATCGAGGAGAAGAAACAGTTCGATCTTAAGTTAAAACAGGAAGAGGAGTTCGAAGACCGAGCGATCGAAGCATATCAGAATGCTAGGACTCGAATTAAAAACCTGCATAAGGAAGTGCAAGTAAAAAGGAGAGCAAACATTGAGACCAAAGCTAATGCGATAT CGGAACAACATCGAAAGTTCATGTACTCCACGCAAGATTTGGaggagaaaatattaaggaaagcTTTGGAGGAACAGGAGGCGACGTACCAAGAAAGACAGCGAAACGAGAAGGAACGCGAGACCCGGATCCGCCAGCAGAGACAAGATTTTCAAAAAGCAACGACCGCGGCGAGATTGGAGCAGCTTGGCAGGGACAAGCAATTGAAAGCTTGGGAAATGATGCAGAGGTTCAAAAGGGCGGAACATAACGAGGAAGTCGAGCTCAAAGAACAGGGCGCCCAATGGAATAAAAAGATCGAGTATGGAACCGCACTGCGAAGACAGATC AGTCAGCAGGAAGCTCGGCGAGAGCAGGACAAGCTTCTCGAAGAAAAAGCACTGAACACGAGTGAGGTTATCGAAACAGAAAATCGACGAGTACTTGATTACGCGGAAGAAGTTATCAACGAGTCCAGAAACGTGCGGCCACTCTATCCAATCCTCAAAGCCGTGGAG GAATGCAAGCGGGAAATGAATTTGCTGCcattaagaaaaaaagaagggacAGTAGCAACAACGGCACCTAAAAGAAGACAACGTCGCCGTGCCTGTACGAAGTTTGTTCCCGAAGAacaaatatgttatttataa
- the LOC144469174 gene encoding dymeclin isoform X1 encodes MGATPSRNDDLSKNVYLEKFCGKKSILPNDPFWDTFLSYNMRPPITRNDQIELDSRLDSSCQQLLANNLTTGNFGSLIQVALIRASNLLTPTQNQKIISAWQTYNALFAVRCIIKYLIETVGEEEMIKHIEAPQLPVPTQTNSSYRLEDFYEALGDIITDVQLCEFTYVVHLEAINCLLVLLSVQLFSQTAADYSSIYRIAMNSHSSEHAPAMVCTLLHNFVQQEHAPPGLLTQQAGGSIVFSIAAGLWNVITMGMGSSLKNVQVTNSNSSEAEEKKRDTETPLASQSLLLLLVLTNHCTTTQNPYRNALFSFVDMQEDYSAIQAKGAFRFNLNKLYNTICKIPNTDEVTLLLYMLLHRNSSVKQDIMRRPDIQLLVTPILQILYHAPNNTSHHIYMSLIILLILSEDETFNKRIHEIMLRGVSWYTERSISEISLGGLLILVVIRTIQYNMFKMRDKYLHTNCLAALANMSAQFTSLHPYVSQRLLSLFETLAKKHVRLEAKIQAQPTVPPPESTAIAVNGTTANSDLIQDLTILEEVLRMVLEIINSCLTYRLAHNPNLIYTLLYKKDIFQPFRTHTAFQDIVQNIDSVINFFSYKLEQKDQSQLGVSQVLTTIQQGTSEWPRDRLRKFPELKFKYVEEEQPEEFFIPYVWSVVCQSALLHWSAENIKLFSPSNSDQTTIIVCLY; translated from the exons ATGGGGGCAACACCAAGTCGGAACGATGATCTTTCTAAGAATGTTTATTTGGAGAAATTCTGTGGGAAAAAGAGTATCCTGCCAAATGATCCATTTTGGGATACTTTTCTTTCTTATAACATGCGCCCACCTATCACAAGAAATGATCAAATAGAATTAGATTCACGATTGGACTCTTCTTGTCAACAATTACTTGCTAATAATTTAACCACTGGCAACTTTGGCAGTTTAATACAAGTCGCTCTTATTCGTGCCAGTAATCTGCTTACACCAACGCAAAATCAGAA AATCATATCAGCATGGCAAACATATAATGCTTTGTTTGCAGTAagatgtataataaaatatttaattgaaaccgTCGGTGAAGAAGAAATGATCAAACACATAGAAGCACCCCAATTACCTGTACCGACTCAAACAAATTCATCTTATAGATTAGAAGACTTTTATGAAGCTTTAGGTGATATCATAACTGATGTACAATTATG TGAATTCACATATGTCGTTCATCTAGAAGCGATAAACTGCTTACTTGTACTACTTTcggtacaattattttcacaaacTGCTGCTGACTACAGCTCCATTTACAGAATAGCAATGAATTCACATTCTAGTGAACATGCGCCAGCAATGGTTTGTACattattgcataattttgtGCAGCAAGAACATGCTCCTCCAGGGTTACTTACTCAACAAGCGGGAGGAAGTATTGTCTTTAGTATAGCAG CTGGTTTATGGAATGTGATTACAATGGGTATGGGTAGCAgcttaaaaaatgtacaagttACAAATAGTAATAGTTCTGAAGCGGAAGAGAAAAAACGTGACACGGAAACACCGCTTGCTAGTCAATCTCTATTATTGTTACTGGTTTTAACAAATCATTGTACCACAACACAGAATCCTTACAGAAATGCTCTCTTCAGTTTTGTTGACATGCAAG aagattaTTCTGCGATACAAGCAAAAGGTgcatttagatttaatttaaataaattgtacaataccATATGTAAAATACCAAACACAGACGAagttacattattattgtatatgttaCTACATAGAAATTCAAGTGTAAAACAAGACATCATGAGAAGACCAGATATACAACTATTG GTAACAccaatattgcaaatattgtaTCATGCTCCAAACAATACGTCACATCATATTTATATGTCTCTCATTATTCTTCTCATCTTGAGTGAAGATGAAACTTTCAATAAAAGGATACATGAAATA ATGCTTAGAGGTGTAAGTTGGTACACGGAAAGGTCCATAAGTGAAATATCATTAGGAGGTCTTTTAATTCTTGTTGTTATAAGGACAATTCAATACAACATGTTCAAAATGAGA gataaatatttgcatacaAATTGTTTAGCAGCTTTAGCAAATATGTCTGCGCAGTTCACATCTTTACATCCCTATGTTAGTCAAAGACTCTTAAGTTTATTTGAAACTCTTGCGAAAAAGCACGTCAGACTAGAAGCAAAAATACAAGCACAACCTACTGTTCCTCCACCTGAAAGCACCGCAATTGCAGTTAATGGAACTACCGCAAATTCAGACTTG ATTCAGGATCTAACAATACTTGAAGAAGTATTAAGAATGGTACTAGAAATCATAAATAGCTGCTTAACTTACAGGCTTGCACATAAtccaaatttaatatacacgcttttatacaaaaaagatattttccaACCATTCAGAACACACACAGCATTTCAAGATATTGTGCAAAACATAGATTCT gtcattaatttcttttcttataaattgGAGCAGAAAGATCAATCACAACTTGGTGTTAGTCAAGTATTAACTACAATACAACAAGGTACTAGTGAATGGCCTCGTGATCGATTAAGG AAATTTCCGGAACTAAAGTTCAAATACGTAGAAGAAGAACAACcagaagaatttttcattccatACGTATGGAGTGTTGTGTGTCAAAGTGCTCTTTTGCATTGGAgtgcagaaaatataaaattattttcaccaaGTAACAGCGATCAAACAACGATTATCGTTTGTTTATACTGA
- the LOC144468451 gene encoding mitochondrial 2-oxoglutarate/malate carrier protein has translation MSEPVKKKPLPPAFTFLNAGVSGMLATCVVHPMDVVKNRMQVQKEKTSIGSVIGGIVKNEGILKFYSGLSAGLVRQATYTTVRLGIYNQLQEYWRQRHTEKPNFGMLALMAGTAGSMGAFVGTPAEVALVRMATDGRLPREQRRNYKNVFHAFAMIAKNEGILALWRGTIATMGRAIVVNISQLATYSQAKFLIASKLNMEDGIKLHFLASMLSGFLTTFNSMPFDIAKTRIQTMKTTGKPPGIISVLMSTMKHEGITALWKGFWPTYCRIGPHTVLTLVINEQIVNLFRRYVQGEDEAPK, from the exons ATGAGCGAACCAGTAAAAAAGAAGCCACTGCCACCAGCATTCACCTTCCTAAATGCAGGAGTTTCTGG GATGTTGGCAACCTGTGTCGTACATCCTATGGATGTAGTCAAAAATCGGATGCAAGtgcagaaagaaaaaacgtcAATCGGTTCTGTGATAGGCGGTATAGTGAAAAATGaaggaattttgaaattctattctGGATTGAGTGCTGGTCTCGTGCGACAGGCTACTTATACTACTGTAAGACTTGGTATTTATAATCAGCTGCAAGAATATTGGAG ACAGAGGCATACCGAGAAACCTAATTTCGGTATGTTGGCACTGATGGCTGGTACAGCAGGTTCCATGGGGGCTTTTGTTGGTACACCGGCGGAAGTAGCGCTCGTAAGGATGGCGACTGACGGCAGATTGCCAAGAG aacaACGAAGAAATTACAAGAACGTGTTCCACGCATTCGCGATGATAGCTAAAAACGAAGGCATCTTGGCACTTTGGAGAGGAACCATAGCGACGATGGGACGAGCGATTGTTGTTAACATATCTCAGCTTGCAACATACAGCCAGGCCAAGTTTCTGATAGCTTCAAAAT TAAATATGGAAGACGGCATAAAACTCCATTTCCTTGCATCCATGCTGTCTGGATTTCTCACCACCTTCAATAGCATGCCGTTCGACATAGCTAAAACCAG AATACAAACCATGAAGACCACGGGGAAGCCGCCTGGCATTATTTCAGTATTGATGTCCACGATGAAACACGAAGGCATAACAGCATTGTGGAAAGGTTTCTGGCCCACTTACTGCAGAATAGGACCGCACACAGTTTTAACGTTAGTAATTAACGAACAGATCGTAAATCTGTTCAGGCGATACGTGCAAGGTGAAGACGAAGCACCCAAATAA
- the LOC144469158 gene encoding mitochondrial 2-oxoglutarate/malate carrier protein — translation MSLLSNPNKRVPTSINFIIGGVSGVVGQTSTHPLDVTKVRMQISKTGFGATIRDTLRTLGLRGFYVGWTAAVLRQLTYGMTRLGIYTTLYDVCQQYVGRLNFATMIGIGMVSGVAASFVGTPTDLVLVRMIADMQLPPEKRWNYRNGFSGLIDIGRKNGVRALWRGAVPTMIRGAVVNGTQLGTYSEAKLMLLDTGYFEESVPLHFCSAMISGLLTCTASLPMDVSKTRIQNWISPPKPPNLFAMMIGIVQKEGLFALWRGFLPYYARAAPNTVLTMISFEQLHSLYIKLFQPPED, via the exons ATGTCGCTGCTATCCAATCCAAACAAGAGGGTACCCACTTCCATCAACTTTATCATTGGTGGAGTGTCTGg GGTCGTGGGGCAGACTTCAACGCACCCTTTGGATGTGACTAAAGTGCGAATGCAGATCTCGAAGACTGGTTTTGGTGCGACGATAAGAGACACTCTTCGAACACTCGGATTACGTGGATTTTACGTTGGTTGGACCGCCGCTGTTCTACGACAATTAACGTATGGCATGACTAGACTCGGAATATACACTACTTTGTACGACGTCTGTCA gCAATATGTCGGACGCTTGAATTTCGCTACAATGATCGGTATTGGAATGGTGTCTGGCGTTGCGGCTTCGTTTGTTGGAACTCCAACTGATTTGGTTTTGGTTCGCATGATAGCGGATATGCAACTACCTCCCG AGAAGCGATGGAATTATAGAAACGGCTTTAGCGGATTAATCGATATTGGAAGGAAAAATGGTGTGCGTGCACTATGGCGGGGAGCTGTGCCGACTATGATTAGGGGAGCCGTTGTCAATGGAACGCAATTGGGTACATACAGCGAGGCGAAGCTAATGTTGTTAGACACAG GCTACTTTGAAGAAAGTGTTCCATTGCACTTTTGTTCAGCCATGATCTCTGGTCTGTTGACGTGTACAGCTTCACTTCCCATGGACGTATCTAAAACTAG AATACAAAATTGGATCTCTCCGCCGAAACCACCGAATCTTTTTGCGATGATGATAGGCATAGTGCAAAAGGAAGGGTTGTTCGCGCTGTGGCGAGGATTTTTGCCGTATTATGCACGAGCTGCGCCTAATACCGTGCTCACGATGATAAGCTTCGAACAGCTTCACAGTCTTTACATAAAACTGTTCCAGCCGCCTGAAGATTGA